The Chitinophaga niabensis genomic interval GGTAAGTAAATATAAATTCACGACAGAATGACCTCTGTCATGCCAGCTTCATTTGGGGTTGAGTGGTGAATTAGTTAGTTTTATCGGAAATCTGGATCGCTATATGAAAAAGCCAATTTTAGCCTTAATAGCCTGCTGCATAGCTCAGCTTTCCTGGGCTCAACAGGAGGATTCCCTTACCATTCGCCGCTTCGCAGACGAGGTGCTCACGAATGGTACCGCCTACGAAAACCTGCGCGTTCTAACCAAAACCATCGGCGGCCGGTTGGCCGGTTCACCACAGATGGTGAAGGCGGAAAAATGGGGTGAAGCCGCGCTGAAGGCTGCCGGGGCAGATAATGTCTACTTCCAGGAATGCAAAGTGCCGCATTGGGTAAGAGGAGAAAAAGAGCAGGCCCGGATCATTAGCATGCGCCGCGATTTTGTTCCTCCGCTGAATATCCTTGCCCTGGGTAACTCTGTAGGCACTGGTACAAAAGGTGTTACAGCCCCTGTTATTGAGGTAAGGTCCTTTGAAGAGCTGGAGCAGAAAAAAGACCAGGTCAAAGGAAAGATCGTTTTTTATAACTACCCATTTAACAAAAAATTCATCAAAACTTTTTATGCCTATGGCGATGCCGTACGTTTCCGGGGCCAGGGCCCCAGCCGTGCATCCAAATATGGCGCACTGGCAGTGATCGTACGTTCCATGAGCCACAGCACGGATAATAATCCCCATACAGGCAGTACCCGTTATAACGATTCCTTCCCCAAAATAGCAGCAGTAGCCATTGGCCTCAAAGATGCAGAAGTGCTCAGCAAAAGGATTGCCAACGATCCCGGCATGAAGGTCTTTTTGCGTACCACCTGCCAGATGCTGCCCGATACTATTGGCCATAACGTAATAGGAGAGCTGCGCGGCAGCGAATTCCCGAATGAATACATCACTGTAGGCGGCCACCTGGATTCATGGGATGTTTGCGAAGGTGCGCATGACGATGGTACCGGATGTGTACAGTCCATTGAAATATTAAGATCATTCAAAGCAACAGGCATCCGCCCCAAACGCACCATCAGGGTAGTGCTGTTTGCCAATGAAGAGAACGGTTTACGCGGCGGCGCCAAATATGCAGAAGAGGCAAAAGCAAAGAACGAAAAACACATCTTTGCCCTCGAAAGCGATGCAGGAGGCTTTACACCAAGAGGTTTCACTACTTCCATGGAACCCGATAAGCTCCGTAAGGTCCAGGGTTGGTCTGGTTTATTCCTCCCTTATGGCATATATGATTTTTCAGAACCAGGCGGCGGAGCAGACATCACCCCCATTCATAATCAACTGGGCACGCCAATGGCTGAACTTTCTCCCGACTCCCAACGTTATTTTGATATTCATCACGCTGTTTCTGATAACTTTGAGGCGGTGAATAAAAGAGAATTAGACCTGGGAGCAATAGGAATGGGCGCATTGGTATACCTCATTGATAAATACGGTTTATAAGGATCATTATGAAAAGATTTGTATTCATTACGGTAACGATCATCCTGGTGATCCTGGCCGCTATCTTTTTCTATCGCTACTACTTTGTTTTTGGCCGCGGTACCAAGTCCGGAGAGCTGAACTTCTTTGTGCAGAAAGGATATATCTGGAAAACATACGAGGGTAAGCTCATTCAGACCGGTTTCAAACCACAGAACCTGGGTGGCGTACAATCCAATGAATTCCAGTTTTCCGTAGCAAATGAAAAAGTAGCCCAGCAACTCATGAGCGCAAGCGGTAAATTATTGGAACTGCATTATAAGGAATACCTGGGGGCATTGCCCTGGAGAGGGTACAGTGCTTTTATTGTAGACAGTGTTATCTCTGTTACAGATCCAAACACCATGAAAAAAGTACCTTTCTGATAAAAAAAAGAGCGTCCCGGTCAGGACGCTCTTTTTTACTGCGCATACAGCAGAAATATCGCCGGTCTTTTATGGAAATCAACCCCTTCCTGTTTCTTCCACTGTCCCACACTTTGCGTACGGATATATTCCGTAGGCCCTGTAAGGTCCACTGCCACACAGAAGAGCGTTTCATTCTTACAGTTCGCCAGCACATCCTTGATGATGGGATTGTTCCGATAAGGTGCTTCAATGAATAATTGCGTTTGTTTATCCCGTGCAGAAACAGTTTCCAGTTCCCTGAGAGCTGCTGCACGCTCCGGAGGTTTCACCGGAAGATAACCCACAAACCGGAAGTTCTGCCCATTCATGCCGGAGGCCATCAGGGCCAGCAGCATGGAATTAGGCCCTACCAGGGGAATCACGGTAGCGCCTACACTATGTGCCACCTGCACGATCAGCTGACCCGGATCAGCAATCGCGGGGCAACCCGCTTCACTGATCACACCAATGGAACGCCCTTCCTGCAATAGTTTCCGGGCAAGGGAAAGGTCTGGCGCCTGGTTTTCATTCATCAGGTGCAGTTGCAAAGAATCAATATCTATCGTTCTGTCCAGCGCTTTCATGAACCGGCGGGCAGTACGTTCATTCTCCACAAAGAAGATCTTCAACTGCTGAATAGTGCTGGTGATATAGGCTGGTAGTGTAAAAAGCGCGTCTGCACTCAATACGGTTGGAATAAGATATACTTTACCGGGCTGGGGCATCAGGTAGTTTTTGTTGTTGTAAATGAATAGTAGCGGCAATCACAGCATAACAGGGTGCTAATACCCAGCCAAGGACGGGAATGAACATCAGCAGGTAAAATACCAGTCCGTTTCCAATGGCCATGCCTTTATGCTGGCCAATATAGCGGATACTCTGCCCCATCGTCCATTGGCGGCGCTCAAAGCTATAATCCATCATGGAGAAACCGAAATAATAACATTCCACAATTAATGCGATCAATGGCGTTAACCATCCCAGGATAGGAATAAATGCGAGTATCGCAATAACAAGCATAAAAACCGTCTGGTATAAAAGGTTCCGGAAAGATAAACGGATACCGCGTGCCACATCTTTTAGTAATTGGGGAAAGCTGAAAGGGAAATCCTTCTTTTGAATGATCGACTCCGTTTTTTCAGAGAGGTACGCAAAGATAGGAGACCCAACGATCAGGAAAAGATATTTGAAGAAGGAAAAATACATGAGCAGAAAAACCATCCGCACTGCAAAGCCCACCAGCAGGAACAGGAAGTTCACCCATCCGTTCTGCAGTTCTTCTATCCAGGTTTTAAGTGTCAGCAGGTTTAATACATAATCAATGAACACGCCGGAATAATCCCACACAAAATAAATACCAGTTACAAACAGGATGCAATAGATAATGCCTGGAATGATGATCCACTTCCATAAACGGTGCTGTGTAATAAACTGATGCGCTTTGCCGTATGATTGCACTGCGCCTAGTACTTCTCTTAATGAAAACAACGGTCTGGTTTTAGTATGACAGTAATCAGGTACGCAGGAGTAAACTTGGAACAACGAATGTAACGCATCTAAATTAATAATATTTTGCAGCATGGTTAAACTGAATGCTTCATTTTATGAAGACAATAACGTTTTAAGGGTAGCTAAACGCTTACTGGGAAAGTTGCTGGTAACAGAAATGGATGGTGTGCGCACCTCCGGCAGGATCGTTGAAACCGAGGCCTATGCAGGGGCTACAGACAGAGCATCCCATGCCTGGAACAACCGCCGCACCGCCAGAACCGAGGTAGCATATGCTCCCGGAGGGGTAGCATATGTTTATTTATGTTATGGGATCCATCACCTGTTCAATGTGGTCACTAATCTGAAGGATGTGCCACATGTGGTGCTGGTACGTGCCCTGGAACCCATTGAAGGAATTGATCATATGCTGGCACGCTGTGGCAAAATAAAGCTGGATACCACGCTCACCGCAGGGCCGGGAAGTTTATCCAAAGCATTGGGCATCACCACTGCGCTTACAGGAGAAAGTTTATTAGGTAATAAGCTGTGGATCGAAGATGCGCCCAATCTGCCAGGATCAGCTATTGAAACCGGTACGCGTGTAGGAGTGGCTTATGCGATGGAAGATACCTACCTGCCTTACAGGTATTCCATTAAGGGAAATAAATGGGTGAGCAAAGGAAAGGGGTTAAAAAAATAATGGCCGGAATTGATCCGGCCACCCATAATCATGTATATACGCTAGGCTATTAAAACTTGGGACAAAGTGTTCCGTTCTTTTTGTTGTCGTTTTTAGTGCGTACATAGATCACAGAGATCTCTGTACCACCGCGATAGTTAGAAGCGGGTTTCAACGTAGAAACGTTCAGGTCGTAGCTCAGCCCCACTTTGAAGCTGTTAAATTCCAGCCCGATGTAAGGATTGATCGCATCTTTCAGGCGGAACCAGGCTCCCAGGTAAAAAATGGTAGGAGCATCTTCCATATCATTCAGCATAAAGCCGTAAGCTGCGCCCATAGTGGTTTCCACAGCCTGGTTCTGACGCATGTAATGCGCGCTGAAGTGTACGCGGTTACTGCCATTCACAGGAAAAGATCCACCACCATGTATGGTATAACGATAGCTGAGGCGGTTATTATCCTGGTCCAGGAATGTTTCAGTAGGTTGCGTAAAATGGTAATAAGATGCGCCGAGATAAATATTGGAGGACTCTCCCACGAGGCCACTGTACAACAAACCTACATTGTAATCCATATAAGAGATAGAAGGATTGGTAATGGTTTCTCCGCTGGGCAGAGAAGGATCATAACCATTATCATTGATCTGTTGCTCGAAAATTAATTTGCTCTGGTCTACTCTCTTCTGGGAGAAAGCAGCCTGAAGACCAATGCCCAGCGTATGATTCCCTTCTACATCCAAACCCTTGTGATAAGCAGTGCTGATGGCCACATAGTTGGAATTCAATGCGCCGGCGCCTGTTTTATCATAAAGCGCAAGGATACCCACGCCCCAGGTATCTGTATAAGAAATAGTATTTTTTAAAATGCCGAAATCCGCTGCCAGGGTACCTGTAATGTATGGGGATGCAATGCTGCGCCATTGTGAACGATAGTTACCTGAGAGACGAAGATCACCTGAAAAGTAGCCGGTGAATGCTGGGTTTAATGTAAGCGGAGACGCGAAAAATTGCGTAAAATGCGGGTCCTGCGCTTTAGCAGAACTGACGGCATAAAAAGCTATGGTTAATAGGAGTACAAATTTCTTCATTTCGCCAACGGTTAAAATATATAGGGACACTATACGATGTGAAGGTAAAGAACATATTTCATATTTCAAATTAAATCTATATAACATAAATTCTTCGTCATAATAGATTTAAAATGAATACTTAAGGGAAAATGCCGGTCTGCGCTGATTCGGTCGATTATGATATAACGTTACAGGTCCGATATTATTGGCACTGCTGTTAATTAAAACGTTCTAATGACCGTATTTGTTACTGTTGCAGCTTGGTCCCGAAAGCAAGGTCCCCTGCGTCTCCGAGCCCGGGAACGATATATCCTTTTGCAGTGAGTTCATCGTCAATGTCTCCCGCCCAGATGCTGATATTCGCATCTGCATTACGTTGCACGTATTCAATGCCAATAGTGCAGGCAATGGCGGTAACAATATGAATATGACTGGGTTTTCCAAAGCTCATCAGGTGATCGATGGTTTTAACGAGAGAGGCGCCTGTTGCCAGCATAGGATCAGAGAGGATGAGTACCTTATCATCCAGGGGAGGGCAGGATACGTATTCCAGGCTGATCTCAAAAGAGCCGTCCCGGTTATGTTTGCGGTAAGCGGAAATATAGGCGTGGTCTGCTTTATCGAAGTAATTCACCAATCCCTGGTGCATGGCCAGTCCCGCACGCAGGATGGTGCCCAGTACGGGCTGATGTTTGATAACACCGCAGTTGGCTGTACCCAGCGGAGTTTCTACCTCCTTATCTGTGTACATGAGTGTTTTGCTGATCTCGTAGGCAGTTACTTCTCCCAGCCTTTCCAGGTTACGGCGGAAGCGCATCCGGTCTGCCTGTACCACTTCATCCCTGATCTCACTCATCCAGTCGCCTACCAGCGAATTGATATCACTCAGATTTATTATCATATTCCAGCCCTTTTTTACCGGGCCAAAATAGCACTTTTTCGTTTACGATGCTTGAATAAGATAAGTTTCTGGCTGCCGGACGGTCAAGAGATCAGCAGGATTTCTAACCAGTCTGGCAGCCAGTACTTTGGTGGATTTTACTTACCTGGTAGCCACAGCCTCCTGGAGCAATTGCGCCTTTTTCAGCAATTGAACGTATTCCGCCCTATACCCTTCAGGATCTTTACCCCTTGCACCATTTGCCAACATCAAGGCAGATTCGTAAGTAGAAGATCCTTTATAAGGGCTGCTCCTCAATAACATCCCGAATTGCGCCACAGATGCAGCAAGCCTGAAATCTTCCGGAGCATTTTCTATACTCTTAGCCCCCGGCAGCAACACTTTCTCCAGTAATTTGCTCTTCTCTCCATCCGGTTCTTTGTACCGCATTTTCACTGTCAGCAACTCATTGCTGGATGATCTATACGATACGGGAGCAGGGTTCTGGTATTTCAGCGGGTCCACGGAACCTTCCCTGGCACCCACCGGCACTAATTCATACAAAGCAGTCACCGTATGCCCCGAACCCATATCACCTGCATCTTTTTTGTCGTCATTAAAATCCTCGTCATTCAGCAAACGGTTCTCGTAGCCCACTAAACGGTACGACTGCACGAATTTGGGATTGAACTCCACCTGCAGTTTCACATCCTTCGCAATAGTGAAGAGTGTACCGCCGAACTCCGTAACAAATGTCCGGCGGGCCTCTTCAAAATTGTCTATATAAGCATAGTTCCCGTTTCCTTTATCCGCAAGGGTTTCAAGGCGGTTATCTTTATAATTGCCCATGCCGAATCCAAGCACAGACAATGAAATACCTTTCTCCTTTTCTCTTTCGATCAGGTCCTGCAGATCTTCTTCACTGGAGAGCCCTACATTGAAATCTCCGTCAGTAGCCAGGATCACCCGGTTATTTCCTTTTTTGATGAAATGATCTGCGGCGGTTCTATAGGCGAGTTTAATACCTGCGCCACCTGCTGTAGACCCTCCTGCACTGAGGTTTTCCAATGCATCAATGATCTTGGTCTTCTCTTTCCCGGAAGTGGAAGGTAATACCAGTCCTGCTGCGCCTGCATATACCACAATCGCTACACGGTCTTCTTCCCTTAACTGCTGTACCAATGCTTTAAATGCTTGTTTCACCAGCGGCAGCCTGTTTGGAGGATACATGGAACCGGAAACATCCAGCAGGAATACCAGGTTGGAAGCGGGTAGTTTGTCGGTAGGGATCTTTTTCCCCTGTAAGCCAATGCGCACCAGCTGATGCTCCTTATTCCAGGGGCAGATAGCAAGGTCCGCATATATGGCTACAGGATCATTATTCACAGGTGCAGGGTAATTATAGTCGAAATAATTGATCAGTTCTTCAATGCGTACGGCATTGGGTTTGAGCAGCTGGCCACCATTCAGGTTTGTTCTCACAAGCGAATAACTGGCCCTGTCTACATCTGCAGAAAACGTACTCAACGGGCTTTTGGTGGTATTCAGGAAGCCATTTTCACGGATACCTTTAAATTCATTGGTGTTTTGGTCTTCCATGCGGGGAGCATAGCTATAATTGGCTACAGCTCCGGTTACGGTTTTTTTTTGCACCGAACCCAACCCCACCACTACTACTTCCTGCAATGCCTGCTGGCTTTGGCTCAGGTGTATCACGTACATAGAATCTTTAGCCGTGAATTGCTTCTCAAGGGATTGATACCCCACATACTGCACCACAAGGGTAAAAGCCCCTTTGGGCCGGGTAAAAGTGAAACCCCCGTCAGGAGTGGTGGTAGTGCCAAATTTGGTGCCTTTTATAAATATGCTAACACCCGGCAATGGCTGATTATTCGCCTTGTCCATCACAAATCCCCTGGAGGTTTGCCCGATGGCAGCAACGGAAATAA includes:
- a CDS encoding M20/M25/M40 family metallo-hydrolase, which translates into the protein MKKPILALIACCIAQLSWAQQEDSLTIRRFADEVLTNGTAYENLRVLTKTIGGRLAGSPQMVKAEKWGEAALKAAGADNVYFQECKVPHWVRGEKEQARIISMRRDFVPPLNILALGNSVGTGTKGVTAPVIEVRSFEELEQKKDQVKGKIVFYNYPFNKKFIKTFYAYGDAVRFRGQGPSRASKYGALAVIVRSMSHSTDNNPHTGSTRYNDSFPKIAAVAIGLKDAEVLSKRIANDPGMKVFLRTTCQMLPDTIGHNVIGELRGSEFPNEYITVGGHLDSWDVCEGAHDDGTGCVQSIEILRSFKATGIRPKRTIRVVLFANEENGLRGGAKYAEEAKAKNEKHIFALESDAGGFTPRGFTTSMEPDKLRKVQGWSGLFLPYGIYDFSEPGGGADITPIHNQLGTPMAELSPDSQRYFDIHHAVSDNFEAVNKRELDLGAIGMGALVYLIDKYGL
- a CDS encoding SAM-dependent methyltransferase; this translates as MPQPGKVYLIPTVLSADALFTLPAYITSTIQQLKIFFVENERTARRFMKALDRTIDIDSLQLHLMNENQAPDLSLARKLLQEGRSIGVISEAGCPAIADPGQLIVQVAHSVGATVIPLVGPNSMLLALMASGMNGQNFRFVGYLPVKPPERAAALRELETVSARDKQTQLFIEAPYRNNPIIKDVLANCKNETLFCVAVDLTGPTEYIRTQSVGQWKKQEGVDFHKRPAIFLLYAQ
- a CDS encoding EI24 domain-containing protein, which translates into the protein MFSLREVLGAVQSYGKAHQFITQHRLWKWIIIPGIIYCILFVTGIYFVWDYSGVFIDYVLNLLTLKTWIEELQNGWVNFLFLLVGFAVRMVFLLMYFSFFKYLFLIVGSPIFAYLSEKTESIIQKKDFPFSFPQLLKDVARGIRLSFRNLLYQTVFMLVIAILAFIPILGWLTPLIALIVECYYFGFSMMDYSFERRQWTMGQSIRYIGQHKGMAIGNGLVFYLLMFIPVLGWVLAPCYAVIAATIHLQQQKLPDAPAR
- a CDS encoding DNA-3-methyladenine glycosylase; this encodes MVKLNASFYEDNNVLRVAKRLLGKLLVTEMDGVRTSGRIVETEAYAGATDRASHAWNNRRTARTEVAYAPGGVAYVYLCYGIHHLFNVVTNLKDVPHVVLVRALEPIEGIDHMLARCGKIKLDTTLTAGPGSLSKALGITTALTGESLLGNKLWIEDAPNLPGSAIETGTRVGVAYAMEDTYLPYRYSIKGNKWVSKGKGLKK
- a CDS encoding PorP/SprF family type IX secretion system membrane protein, with the translated sequence MKKFVLLLTIAFYAVSSAKAQDPHFTQFFASPLTLNPAFTGYFSGDLRLSGNYRSQWRSIASPYITGTLAADFGILKNTISYTDTWGVGILALYDKTGAGALNSNYVAISTAYHKGLDVEGNHTLGIGLQAAFSQKRVDQSKLIFEQQINDNGYDPSLPSGETITNPSISYMDYNVGLLYSGLVGESSNIYLGASYYHFTQPTETFLDQDNNRLSYRYTIHGGGSFPVNGSNRVHFSAHYMRQNQAVETTMGAAYGFMLNDMEDAPTIFYLGAWFRLKDAINPYIGLEFNSFKVGLSYDLNVSTLKPASNYRGGTEISVIYVRTKNDNKKNGTLCPKF
- the upp gene encoding uracil phosphoribosyltransferase, producing MIINLSDINSLVGDWMSEIRDEVVQADRMRFRRNLERLGEVTAYEISKTLMYTDKEVETPLGTANCGVIKHQPVLGTILRAGLAMHQGLVNYFDKADHAYISAYRKHNRDGSFEISLEYVSCPPLDDKVLILSDPMLATGASLVKTIDHLMSFGKPSHIHIVTAIACTIGIEYVQRNADANISIWAGDIDDELTAKGYIVPGLGDAGDLAFGTKLQQ
- a CDS encoding vWA domain-containing protein is translated as MKKYCFLILCTIISVAAIGQTSRGFVMDKANNQPLPGVSIFIKGTKFGTTTTPDGGFTFTRPKGAFTLVVQYVGYQSLEKQFTAKDSMYVIHLSQSQQALQEVVVVGLGSVQKKTVTGAVANYSYAPRMEDQNTNEFKGIRENGFLNTTKSPLSTFSADVDRASYSLVRTNLNGGQLLKPNAVRIEELINYFDYNYPAPVNNDPVAIYADLAICPWNKEHQLVRIGLQGKKIPTDKLPASNLVFLLDVSGSMYPPNRLPLVKQAFKALVQQLREEDRVAIVVYAGAAGLVLPSTSGKEKTKIIDALENLSAGGSTAGGAGIKLAYRTAADHFIKKGNNRVILATDGDFNVGLSSEEDLQDLIEREKEKGISLSVLGFGMGNYKDNRLETLADKGNGNYAYIDNFEEARRTFVTEFGGTLFTIAKDVKLQVEFNPKFVQSYRLVGYENRLLNDEDFNDDKKDAGDMGSGHTVTALYELVPVGAREGSVDPLKYQNPAPVSYRSSSNELLTVKMRYKEPDGEKSKLLEKVLLPGAKSIENAPEDFRLAASVAQFGMLLRSSPYKGSSTYESALMLANGARGKDPEGYRAEYVQLLKKAQLLQEAVATR